From the Oncorhynchus nerka isolate Pitt River linkage group LG20, Oner_Uvic_2.0, whole genome shotgun sequence genome, one window contains:
- the LOC115102229 gene encoding coiled-coil domain-containing protein 22-like isoform X2 has protein sequence MFLVEKLPRESAEALDQPAGKSVLLQKLIAAQIKAQLALPWLPPSCRLPILCKTQNAGPSHSFHSQPLSLLHCLKVPGKKQLKEEKDYHREFLPPVTAQPSQHASVPASLLELHAGELSAAQEWDNEWNSQGLLSRLTPEEYRSRKRARLQKRIEEQLRTAAQSHSDTLGAHRSGSALTELLQSFGGSSFGDILAKGTRFTHTEKFTFTQEPAKASQQMAAAASSLPSSHQSEEELQARQQEELVSLQRQLQQLSLSLEEVGGDMRQLTVSILQVSDELKQKELSKAEKEDSVRVKKQTIDLMPDAENNLAKLQALVEGSAKRVVNLAAQWEKRRAPLIDEHRRLKELCSNQEIESSRKLSEIKELHNKIHQSAEESKKKEALYKQLITEFENLPKDVSRSAYTERILEIVGNIRKQKEEITKILSDTKELQKEINNLTGKLDRTFAVTDELVFKDAKKDESVRKSYKYLAALHENCTQLIQTIEDTGTIMREIRDLEEQIETENGKKTVSNLEKILEDYKAIRQENSALAAKIREA, from the exons ATGTTCCTGGTGGAGAAGCTGCCCAGAGAAAGTGCTGAGGCCTTGGACCAACCAGCAG GTAAATCAGTCCTCCTCCAGAAATTGATAGCTGCCCAGATCAAAGCTCAGCTGGCCTTGCCTTGGCTCCCTCCATCTTGCAGACTACCCATCCTATGTAAAACACAG AACGCAGGACCGTCCCACAGTTTCCACTCTCAGCCCCTTAGTTTACTGCACTGCCTCAAAGTGCCTGGGAAAAAGCAATTGAAAG AGGAAAAGGACTACCACAGGGAATTTCTTCCACCTGTGACTGCACAGCCGTCGCAGCATGCCTCAGTGCCGGCCTCCCTGCTGGAGCTGCATGCAGGGGAGCTTAGTGCCGCCCAGGAGTGGGACAATGAGTGGAACAGCCAAGGCCTCCTTTCCCGCCTCACCCCTGAG GAATATCGCTCCAGGAAGCGTGCCCGTCTGCAGAAGCGGATCGAAGAGCAGCTGCGCACTGCGGCCCAGTCTCACTCGGACACCCTCGGTGCCCACAGGTCGGGCTCTGCTCTCACAGAGCTACTTCAGTCCTTCGGGGGCTCCTCCTTTGGTGACATCCTCGCCAAGGGCACCCGCTTCACTCACACTGAGAAATTCACTTTCACACAG gagccTGCGAAAGCCTCCCAGCAGATGGCAGCAGCGGCCAGCTCCCTTCCCAGCTCGCATCAGTCGGAGGAGGAACTGCAGGCCCGACAGCAGGAGGAGCTGGTCTCCCTGCAGCGGCAGCTACAGCAGCTCTCCCTCAGCCTAGAGGAGGTGGGCGGAGACATGAGGCAGCTCACCGTATCCATACTTCAG GTGTCGGATGAGCTGAAGCAGAAAGAGCTGAGCAAGGCGGAGAAGGAGGACTCTGTGCGGGTGAAGAAGCAGACCATTGACCTGATGCCGGACGCAGAGAACAACCTGGCCAAGCTGCAGGCCCTGGTGGAGGGAAGTGCCAAGCGAGTGGTCAACCTTGCTGCGCAGTGGGAGAAACGCAGAGCTCCGCTCATCGATGAGCACCGCAGGCTCAAGGAGCTCTGCAGCAACCAAGAG ATTGAGTCCTCCAGAAAGCTATCTGAAATCAAAGAGCTTCACAACAAAATCCATCAGTCTGCGGAGGAGTCCAAGAAGAAGGAGGCACTGTATAAACAACTG ATAACAGAGTTTGAAAATCTCCCCAAAGATGTCTCCCGCTCAGCATACACTGAGAGGATCCTGGAGATCGTTGGCAATATCAGGAAACAGAAGGAAGAAATTACAAAG ATTCTGTCTGACACTAAGGAGCTGCAGAAAGAGATTAACAATCTGACTGGAAAACTGGACCGAACGTTCGCTGTGACTGATGAGCTGGTCTTCAAG GATGCGAAGAAAGACGAATCTGTCCGCAAATCCTACAAGTACCTGGCAGCCTTGCATGAG AACTGCACTCAGTTGATCCAAACTATTGAGGACACAGGCACAATCATgagagagatcagagacctggaggagCAG ATTGAAACTGAAAATGGTAAGAAGACTGTAAGCAACCTGGAGAAGATCCTCGAGGACTACAAAGCCATTCGCCAGGAGAACTCTGCTCTGGCGGCCAAGATCAGAGAGGCCTGA
- the LOC115102229 gene encoding coiled-coil domain-containing protein 22-like isoform X1, with translation MEEVDKILIHSLRQTGTDVGEDVQSVKRFSSELIVEAVVKCLRVIDPALGSSLSHSLPPGMSARFRVGMSLAQACQDLGYKGEIGYQTFLYSNEPEIRSLLMFLVEKLPRESAEALDQPAGKSVLLQKLIAAQIKAQLALPWLPPSCRLPILCKTQNAGPSHSFHSQPLSLLHCLKVPGKKQLKEEKDYHREFLPPVTAQPSQHASVPASLLELHAGELSAAQEWDNEWNSQGLLSRLTPEEYRSRKRARLQKRIEEQLRTAAQSHSDTLGAHRSGSALTELLQSFGGSSFGDILAKGTRFTHTEKFTFTQEPAKASQQMAAAASSLPSSHQSEEELQARQQEELVSLQRQLQQLSLSLEEVGGDMRQLTVSILQVSDELKQKELSKAEKEDSVRVKKQTIDLMPDAENNLAKLQALVEGSAKRVVNLAAQWEKRRAPLIDEHRRLKELCSNQEIESSRKLSEIKELHNKIHQSAEESKKKEALYKQLITEFENLPKDVSRSAYTERILEIVGNIRKQKEEITKILSDTKELQKEINNLTGKLDRTFAVTDELVFKDAKKDESVRKSYKYLAALHENCTQLIQTIEDTGTIMREIRDLEEQIETENGKKTVSNLEKILEDYKAIRQENSALAAKIREA, from the exons ATGGAGGAAGTTGATAAGATTTTAATTCACTCCCTTAGACAGACCGGCAC GGACGTGGGGGAGGATGTTCAGAGTGTGAAGCGCTTCTCCAGTGAGCTCATAGTGGAGGCGGTAGTGAAATGTCTGCGAGTGATCGATCCGGCCCTGGGGAGCAGCCTGTCCCACTCCTTACCCCCCGGCATGTCTGCCCGCTTTCGAGTGGGCATGAGCCTGGCACAGGCCTGTCAG GACCTTGGCTACAAGGGAGAGATTGGCTACCAGACCTTTCTTTACAGCAATGAGCCAGAGATCCGCTCCCTGCTCATGTTCCTGGTGGAGAAGCTGCCCAGAGAAAGTGCTGAGGCCTTGGACCAACCAGCAG GTAAATCAGTCCTCCTCCAGAAATTGATAGCTGCCCAGATCAAAGCTCAGCTGGCCTTGCCTTGGCTCCCTCCATCTTGCAGACTACCCATCCTATGTAAAACACAG AACGCAGGACCGTCCCACAGTTTCCACTCTCAGCCCCTTAGTTTACTGCACTGCCTCAAAGTGCCTGGGAAAAAGCAATTGAAAG AGGAAAAGGACTACCACAGGGAATTTCTTCCACCTGTGACTGCACAGCCGTCGCAGCATGCCTCAGTGCCGGCCTCCCTGCTGGAGCTGCATGCAGGGGAGCTTAGTGCCGCCCAGGAGTGGGACAATGAGTGGAACAGCCAAGGCCTCCTTTCCCGCCTCACCCCTGAG GAATATCGCTCCAGGAAGCGTGCCCGTCTGCAGAAGCGGATCGAAGAGCAGCTGCGCACTGCGGCCCAGTCTCACTCGGACACCCTCGGTGCCCACAGGTCGGGCTCTGCTCTCACAGAGCTACTTCAGTCCTTCGGGGGCTCCTCCTTTGGTGACATCCTCGCCAAGGGCACCCGCTTCACTCACACTGAGAAATTCACTTTCACACAG gagccTGCGAAAGCCTCCCAGCAGATGGCAGCAGCGGCCAGCTCCCTTCCCAGCTCGCATCAGTCGGAGGAGGAACTGCAGGCCCGACAGCAGGAGGAGCTGGTCTCCCTGCAGCGGCAGCTACAGCAGCTCTCCCTCAGCCTAGAGGAGGTGGGCGGAGACATGAGGCAGCTCACCGTATCCATACTTCAG GTGTCGGATGAGCTGAAGCAGAAAGAGCTGAGCAAGGCGGAGAAGGAGGACTCTGTGCGGGTGAAGAAGCAGACCATTGACCTGATGCCGGACGCAGAGAACAACCTGGCCAAGCTGCAGGCCCTGGTGGAGGGAAGTGCCAAGCGAGTGGTCAACCTTGCTGCGCAGTGGGAGAAACGCAGAGCTCCGCTCATCGATGAGCACCGCAGGCTCAAGGAGCTCTGCAGCAACCAAGAG ATTGAGTCCTCCAGAAAGCTATCTGAAATCAAAGAGCTTCACAACAAAATCCATCAGTCTGCGGAGGAGTCCAAGAAGAAGGAGGCACTGTATAAACAACTG ATAACAGAGTTTGAAAATCTCCCCAAAGATGTCTCCCGCTCAGCATACACTGAGAGGATCCTGGAGATCGTTGGCAATATCAGGAAACAGAAGGAAGAAATTACAAAG ATTCTGTCTGACACTAAGGAGCTGCAGAAAGAGATTAACAATCTGACTGGAAAACTGGACCGAACGTTCGCTGTGACTGATGAGCTGGTCTTCAAG GATGCGAAGAAAGACGAATCTGTCCGCAAATCCTACAAGTACCTGGCAGCCTTGCATGAG AACTGCACTCAGTTGATCCAAACTATTGAGGACACAGGCACAATCATgagagagatcagagacctggaggagCAG ATTGAAACTGAAAATGGTAAGAAGACTGTAAGCAACCTGGAGAAGATCCTCGAGGACTACAAAGCCATTCGCCAGGAGAACTCTGCTCTGGCGGCCAAGATCAGAGAGGCCTGA